One Paenibacillus sp. SYP-B4298 genomic window, AAGCGATCCGGCCGTTATGGATAGCCGTCCATAAGGACAAGGTACGTATCCGCCATTCGTTCCAATACGAAGGCTCTATTGCAGGAGAGAGCGGGCATGGGGCGCAATGGGGGGAGGAGCTGGCCACACGCCTCGTCCATACCCTTGAAGCTGCTGGCGTCGATGCGGCGGCGTATGTGCTACTGCCCGTTCATCCCTGGCAGTGGCGAACCATCGTGACCGCTACGCTGGCGGAGGAGCTGAGGAACGGCAGCCTGATTCCTCTGGGCGTCTCCGATCACATCTATACCGCTCAACAGTCGATTCGCACCCTGGCCAATCGTTCACGACCGGAGCTTCCTTCGCTGAAGCTCTCGCTGAGTATCGTCAATACGTCCACGAGCAGGGTGATTGCCCCGCATACGGTACAGAATGCCCCGATCATTACGGACTGGCTGAAAGGCATCGTCACGCGGGACGGTTACTTGAGGGACGAGCTGCGCGTCATTATGCTCGGAGAGATCGCCGGCGCGGCGTATGATAACAGCGAGCTGCCCGAGCCGCTTAGGCCGCAGGTCTACGGCGCCTTGTCCTGCATCTGGCGAGAGAGTGTATACCCTCTGCTGGAGCCGGGCGAGTCGGTTATTCCGTTCAACACGCTGACTACGCTGGATCCGTCAGGGCATCCGGTTATTGCGCCATGGGTTCATACCTATGGAGCGGAGCGATGGCTCTCTCAGCTACTGGAAACATCGGTGCTGCCGCTCATCCATTGGCTGTTCGCCCATGGCATTGCCCTGGAGTCTCATGCACAGAATATGCTGCTCATTCACCGGGAGGGCAGGCCGGAACGCATCGCGCTGAAGGATTTCCATGACGGCATCCGATTCATGAGCGAGCTGCTGGCTGAACCGGAACGTTGCCCGGAGCTGGTGGATGTGCCGGAGTACCACCGCAGAGTGAACCGCAATTCATTTGTGGTAGCAAGTGAACCGACAGAGGTTCGCGATTTCATGCATGATGCTTTTTTCTTTATTAATCTGGGGGAGCTGGCTTTGTTTATGCAGGCGCATTATGGAATTGCGGAGCTGGATTTCTGGCAACACGTTCGTGAGATTATTGAGCGCTATCAGCAGCGATTCCCTCAGCATCAGGAGCGCTATAGCCAGTTCTCCCTGTTCGAATCGGAGATTGGCATCGAGCAGTTGACGAAGCGGAGAATGTATCCGGATGATGAGCTGAGAATCCAGCAGGTTCCCAATCCGCTTGCACGTGTAGCCGCAGGACATCGATAAGAGGATTTGGCCTAGTGACTGCTGACGTTGTTCATCGCAATAGGTAATGGAGGCGACCTTCGAAAAAGTATATGAGATATGAAAATTTATGCATGGACAAAGCTAGAAAATATAGGTTAGCATAAATAATAATGATTATCAGTATTATTTATAAGTCAAACAGGGGAAA contains:
- a CDS encoding IucA/IucC family protein, whose amino-acid sequence is MNTAASWRHSQPCASDSGQLAAEVQQQEQQRMLYTAALTSDHYVHARRRIFRQLVASLLYEGVIEAEVEVEAGAGVGVGVGASSDEIHGRPVQWRIPGQGSAGERVLYICKGSRHLTFGRLRLNEEPVMRRAGKRPGEEAAGAGQTSADEVEQEATSLSLFLLEVCQGIGADEGKLLHFARELEQTLINDTLARYARASRQTSELMEDEDWEQATIEGHPYHPSYKSRIGFRVEDQLEYGPEFGEAIRPLWIAVHKDKVRIRHSFQYEGSIAGESGHGAQWGEELATRLVHTLEAAGVDAAAYVLLPVHPWQWRTIVTATLAEELRNGSLIPLGVSDHIYTAQQSIRTLANRSRPELPSLKLSLSIVNTSTSRVIAPHTVQNAPIITDWLKGIVTRDGYLRDELRVIMLGEIAGAAYDNSELPEPLRPQVYGALSCIWRESVYPLLEPGESVIPFNTLTTLDPSGHPVIAPWVHTYGAERWLSQLLETSVLPLIHWLFAHGIALESHAQNMLLIHREGRPERIALKDFHDGIRFMSELLAEPERCPELVDVPEYHRRVNRNSFVVASEPTEVRDFMHDAFFFINLGELALFMQAHYGIAELDFWQHVREIIERYQQRFPQHQERYSQFSLFESEIGIEQLTKRRMYPDDELRIQQVPNPLARVAAGHR